A portion of the Manihot esculenta cultivar AM560-2 chromosome 2, M.esculenta_v8, whole genome shotgun sequence genome contains these proteins:
- the LOC110605990 gene encoding aquaporin PIP2-7: protein MAKEMGEEGPVEHQQHAKDYVDPPPAPLLDLKELKRWSFYRALIAEFMATLLFLYVSVATVIGYKSQADACDGVGFLGVAWAFGGMIFILVYCIAGISGGHINPAVTFGLLLARKLSLVRAVAYMVFQCLGAIAGVGLVKAVMEDSYSSLGGGANSVSSGYSKGTALGAEIIGTFVLVYTVFSATDSKRKARDSFVPVLAPLPIGFAVFVVHLATIPITGTGINPARSFGAAVIYNNKTVWDDHWIFWAGPFLGAMAAAGYHQYILRAGAAKALGSFRSNPSI from the exons ATGGCTAAGGAAATGGGCGAAGAGGGTCCAGTGGAGCACCAGCAGCATGCGAAGGACTACGTAGACCCGCCACCAGCTCCACTGCTGGACTTGAAAGAGCTGAAGCGGTGGTCTTTTTACAGAGCTCTCATAGCAGAGTTCATGGCCACCCTTCTCTTCCTTTACGTATCTGTGGCTACTGTTATTGGGTATAAGAGCCAAGCTGATGCTTGCGATGGTGTTGGCTTTCTTGGCGTTGCTTGGGCTTTTGGTGGCATGATTTTTATCCTCGTTTACTGCATTGCTGGGATTTCTG GAGGGCACATTAACCCAGCAGTAACCTTCGGGCTGTTACTTGCGAGGAAGTTGTCGCTAGTAAGAGCAGTGGCGTACATGGTGTTCCAATGCCTAGGAGCCATTGCCGGCGTAGGCTTAGTGAAGGCAGTGATGGAGGATTCCTACAGTTCTCTAGGCGGTGGTGCCAACTCAGTTTCTTCTGGTTACTCAAAAGGCACCGCACTGGGAGCAGAGATCATCGGCACTTTCGTCCTTGTCTACACCGTCTTCTCCGCTACCGATTCTAAACGGAAAGCCCGCGATTCCTTTGTTCCA GTTTTGGCTCCCTTGCCCATTGGATTTGCTGTGTTCGTAGTTCATTTGGCCACAATTCCTATCACTGGCACTGGCATTAACCCTGCCAGGAGCTTTGGCGCTGCTGTGATTTACAACAATAAGACCGTTTGGGATGATCAT TGGATTTTCTGGGCTGGGCCATTTCTGGGAGCAATGGCGGCAGCAGGATATCACCAGTACATACTGAGAGCAGGAGCCGCTAAAGCTTTGGGATCGTTTCGTAGCAACCCCTCCATCTGA